AATCAGGCGGGCGCAGCCGCTGTCTGCGTCTCCGCAGCTGCCGTGTTCGCTGCGGCAGGAACCGGGCGACGCAGCACCTTTCGCCGCTGGAGCTTTTCGCGCAGTTGCGACTCGGTGTAAGGATGCGCGAGACGACGATAATCGGCAGGCTAGCGTCCTGGCGACGGATCTCGCGGATCAGGCGAATCGCTTCTCCCTGATCGAGGCGGTGCTGGCCGTCAGCGTGCCGCGCGTAGAGAAAAAAGGGGTTTTTGGGCAGCATTTCTCGGAACTGCGGCTTTCCTGTTTCTCGGCGCTTTTGTGGGGCATCGCTCCGTGGCCGCTGCTGGTTTCTGCTAAGTTGAAAAGCTTCTCCCGCTGGGAAACGGCGCGTTAAGGCGACTGGTTATCCTTGGGGAGAAGGACCGCACTTTGACCTGCCATCACTGACCCACCTGCATGCGACCGACTGACTACGCCAAGCTGACCGTTTTGGCCTCGATCTGGGGCGCCTCGTTTCTGTTGATGCGAATCATGGCGCCCGCGCTCGGACCCTTCGGACTTGCGTCGAGTCGGCTGCTGATCGCCGGAATCATCCTGTCGATCTGGTTCACGGCCCGCGGATTGCAGATCGAGTGGCGCCGGAACTGGCGGCAATACACCGTGATCGGCCTGTTGAATGCGGCGATTCCATTCACCATGTTCGGCGTTGCGGCGCTCTACATCCCGGCTGGATACTCGGCGGTGATCAACGCCACGACGCCGATCTTTGGCGTCGTCTGGAGCTCAATCGTCTTTAAAGATCACCCGACGCCGATGATGATCGTCGGGGCGATCCTTGGTTTGGTGGGCGTCGGCTTGATCGCGGGACTCGGACCGGTCGAACCCTCTTGGACGCTGCTCCTGTCGATCGGCGCCTGTCTGACGGCGGCCGTTTGCTACTCGGCGGCCGGCGTCTATATCAAGACCCACACTGGGCGGCTCAAGCCGATGGGCGTCGCCAGCGCCGCGCAATTGATTGGCGGATCGCTATTGGTCCCCGGCTTGGCGTTTTACCCTCCCACCCCGTCCCTCTTTACGCCCACGGTGATCGCGGCGACGATCACGCTGGCCCTGCTCTGTAGCGCCGTCGGCTTTGTGCTGTATTACCAATTGCTGGCCGATTGTGGCCCGACCAAGGCGCTGACGGTCACCTACGTCGTGCCGGTCTTCGGCGTGTTGTGGGGATCGCTGTTTTTGGGGGAAGAGATCACGCCGGTCATTGTCGGCGGGATGTTGCTGGTGATTGGCGGGACGTTCTTACTGGTTCGCCGGCACTAATTTCGCCTGGTGAGATTTTGGTCCTTCGGGGTTTCTTGTGGGTCGCCGCAAAAAGTGGGGATCTCATCAACAAAGGCAGGGCTATCTTCATCTGCGCCGACCATCAATCGCCTGTGAGGGCGAGCGATCGACGGTCGGCTCCGATGAAGGCGGCAACCACCGTTATTTTCCGAGTAAATTCAAGAGCCCAGCCACTTACTGGCGAAAGCTTCAGGCAAGCGATGGCGACGAAAATGCCTCCCATGCTTGATCGAAACTGGTCAATTGTTCAGATTGGCGACCCACAAAAAAGCCGGATGGACCAAAATTATCGCCGTTTGACGTTCGCTGCTCATCTCTTGAGTTGCCGGAGGACAATCTCCGTCGGAATGAAAATTTGGAGGAGTAGAATTGCCAGCGAGTTGGTATACTACAGCTAACCCACCTTGAGACTCATGCACCCTTGCAATCCCACCGAGTCCCTTACGCGGTCCCACCTGAGAAGCGGAAATGATAGCTGCAAGAACAACGCCTTGGGCGATTGCTCTTATTACGCTGTGCCTGTCGAGTTTGGCCAGTGGAAAGGAAGCGATCGACGCCACGTCGCCCCAGCCGACGCTACAGCAGTTGAAATCGTCCGGGCCACAACGCTCAAGCTATCGTCAGCAGCAAAAGCCAACCGCCGGCGAAGTTCCTCAGCCGCAGCTGGATACGTTCCGCCAAGACGTGCTGCCGATTCTGACGCAGAATTGCATCGACTGCCACGGACCCGATACGCAGGAAGGCAACGTTCGGCTCGACATGCTCGATCCTGATTTGCTCAACGGCGAAGATGCGCATTGGTGGGTCGAAGTTCGGGCGGCGATCAGCAAAGGGGAAATGCCGCCGGCCGACTACGGCGCGCTCACCGCAGATGATCAGGCCCACGTGATGGATTGGCTGACCGGCGAAATTCAGAACGCCTCGTTGGTGCGCCGCGCTCGCGAAGATCATTCCTCGTTCCGTCGTCTATCCCGCTACGAGTTCAACTACGCGCTGCAAGACTTGCTTGGCCTTCCGTACGATTTCTCCGGCGATCTGCCTCCCGATCCGGTCTCGGAAGATGGCTTCCAGAACAGTTCCGAAATGCTGCAAATGTCGACCGTGCAGTTCGGATACTTCCGCGAGCTGAGCCGCGCCGCTTTGCAAAAGGCGATCGGTCCGGCACAGCAGCCGGCGCCGATCTATTGGGGCGTTTCGTTCCATGACCGGGCCGAAAAAGAGTGGGCTGGCCACGAGCGGCAACTGGCCAAGGTTCGCAAAGATCTCGCGGACAAACCCGAGAAGTTGGAAGCGGAACTGAACAAACTGACCAAGCGGTTTCATGGCCGATCGCGTGAAGCGTTCTACAAGAACCTGGAGACCGGCCAGACCGAGACGGTTGAGTGGAGCTACAACGGCGCGAGATGGGCCTGGCGACCTTCGGCCAAGCCGCCGGTTACGCCGCAGCCGGCCGGCGACGTCGTTATTATTCCGCGTGGTCAAGGTTTGATTGTCGAGTTGGGAGATACCGTGCCGAACGAAGGGACGCTTCGCGTTCGCGTTCGCGCGTCACGCACTTCCGCCGATGCGACGTACGCCCCCAGCTTGCGCCTGCAATTCGGTTGGCACGCCAGCAACAACTCGGCCGCCGCCTCGGTGATTAGCGAGCGCGACCTGCCAATCGACGCTTCGCCCGATGCGCCCAAGTTTTACGAGTTTGAGGCGCCGCTTAGCGAGGTCTATCCGCGCAACTCGGTCCGCGGCGTCAGCAAGATGGGAAAGACGCCGAGCCCGTCTGAGTTCATCAAGCTGGTCAATCGCTCGGTCGCCAACGAAGACATCCAAGTCGACTACGTCGAAGTGACCGCGCCGGTCTATCAACAATGGCCGCCGCAGTCGCAGGCCAACATCTTCTTTGATAGCGAGCAAGAGAGCGACGAGCCGGCATATGCCCGCGAGGTTCTCGAAAGGTTCATGACCCGAGCCTGGCGGCGCGAGGTGACGCCGGAAGAGGTCGATCGCAAGCTCGCGCTATTCGGCAAGCTTCGCCCGCAGTGCGAAGACTTTCAGACGGCGATGATTGAAGTGCTGTCGACCGTGCTCGCCTCGCCGCAGTTCCTGTATGTGGTCCGTACCGATCAGGCGGAAGCGGCCGACGACTACCAGTTGGCGACTCGCCTGGCGATGTTTCTGTGGTGTAGCGTGCCGGATGAAGAACTGATCAAGCTCGCTGCGCATGGCGAGTTGCGTGATCCGCAGGTCCTCGAGCAGCAGGTCGAGCGGATGCTGGCCGACCCGCGTAGTGGTCGATTCTCACAACAATTTGTTCGGCAATGGCTGGGGATGGAGTTGCTCGATCACCTGGCGGTCGACAAAAAGGTCTACCCACAGTTCGACAAAGAGCTGAAAGCGGCGATGCAAGAAGAGCCGGTTCTGTTCTTTAGCGAAGTGCTGCAGTCCGATGCCAGCGTGCTCGACTTCTTGCATGCCGACTACGCCGTGGTCAACGAACGCCTGGCTCGCCACTATGGGATCAAGGGCGTGGAAGGAAACGATTTCCGCAAAGTGTCGCTCGACGAAGGTAGCCGCCGCGGTGGGCTGATGACCCAAGCGGGCCTGCTGGCGATGAACTCCGACGGCAAAGATTCGCACCCGCTGAAGCGCGGCATCTGGATGCTTGAAAGTTTGCTCAACGATCCTCCCCCGCCGCCGCCGGCTGCGGTGCCGGTGATCGATCTGGCCGATCCGGAGATCGCCAAACTGACGCTAAAGCAGCGGATCGAACAACATCGCGATCAACCTGCCTGCAAGTCGTGTCACGCGAAGATCGACCCCTGGGGAATTGCGTTTGAAAACTTTGACGCGATCGGCCGCTTTCGGACCGAGGTGCAAGGCCAACCGGTCGACGCTTCGAGCCTGCTGTTCAATCAGCAGAAGTTGGCGGGAGTCGACGGACTGAAACGGTACTTGCTCGAGAACCGTCAGGACCAATTCGTCCGGGCGATGGTCCACAAGCTGACCACCTACGCCCTGGGGCGACCCCTCACCTTTGGCGATCAC
The genomic region above belongs to Blastopirellula retiformator and contains:
- a CDS encoding DMT family transporter — encoded protein: MRPTDYAKLTVLASIWGASFLLMRIMAPALGPFGLASSRLLIAGIILSIWFTARGLQIEWRRNWRQYTVIGLLNAAIPFTMFGVAALYIPAGYSAVINATTPIFGVVWSSIVFKDHPTPMMIVGAILGLVGVGLIAGLGPVEPSWTLLLSIGACLTAAVCYSAAGVYIKTHTGRLKPMGVASAAQLIGGSLLVPGLAFYPPTPSLFTPTVIAATITLALLCSAVGFVLYYQLLADCGPTKALTVTYVVPVFGVLWGSLFLGEEITPVIVGGMLLVIGGTFLLVRRH
- a CDS encoding DUF1592 domain-containing protein, yielding MASGKEAIDATSPQPTLQQLKSSGPQRSSYRQQQKPTAGEVPQPQLDTFRQDVLPILTQNCIDCHGPDTQEGNVRLDMLDPDLLNGEDAHWWVEVRAAISKGEMPPADYGALTADDQAHVMDWLTGEIQNASLVRRAREDHSSFRRLSRYEFNYALQDLLGLPYDFSGDLPPDPVSEDGFQNSSEMLQMSTVQFGYFRELSRAALQKAIGPAQQPAPIYWGVSFHDRAEKEWAGHERQLAKVRKDLADKPEKLEAELNKLTKRFHGRSREAFYKNLETGQTETVEWSYNGARWAWRPSAKPPVTPQPAGDVVIIPRGQGLIVELGDTVPNEGTLRVRVRASRTSADATYAPSLRLQFGWHASNNSAAASVISERDLPIDASPDAPKFYEFEAPLSEVYPRNSVRGVSKMGKTPSPSEFIKLVNRSVANEDIQVDYVEVTAPVYQQWPPQSQANIFFDSEQESDEPAYAREVLERFMTRAWRREVTPEEVDRKLALFGKLRPQCEDFQTAMIEVLSTVLASPQFLYVVRTDQAEAADDYQLATRLAMFLWCSVPDEELIKLAAHGELRDPQVLEQQVERMLADPRSGRFSQQFVRQWLGMELLDHLAVDKKVYPQFDKELKAAMQEEPVLFFSEVLQSDASVLDFLHADYAVVNERLARHYGIKGVEGNDFRKVSLDEGSRRGGLMTQAGLLAMNSDGKDSHPLKRGIWMLESLLNDPPPPPPAAVPVIDLADPEIAKLTLKQRIEQHRDQPACKSCHAKIDPWGIAFENFDAIGRFRTEVQGQPVDASSLLFNQQKLAGVDGLKRYLLENRQDQFVRAMVHKLTTYALGRPLTFGDHAEVDQITAEVRQHGDGLGTMITAIVRSDLFQAN